CATGCCGACGTCGCCGGACTGCACGCCATGCGTGATCTGCGGCCGGTCGGCGGCGCGGCTCAGATAGGGCATCGCCAGCGTCGTGACGCCGGCTGCGGCGGCCGTCGACAGGAAGCGGCGGCGGGACAGGGCGGTGTGCGGTCGAGGAATGCGAAGCGTCATGCGGATCTCCTGGTCGGATCGCGCGCGGGAGCCGGCGCGAGCCACGGCCCGGCAGACCTAGAAAAGATTGATGACGCTGGAATTACAATCGCGCCGTGGACAGCGCGTGACACGGCCGCAGGGCAAGCGTGGTCCGACCTCAGGTGCCGGCGGCACGCAGCTGCGCGCCGGTTCGCTGCAGATTGGCGGGCATGCTCATCAGGATGAGCTTGCGATCGGCCACCGCGTTGTGGAACTGCTCGAGCGCGATGTTGAACGCGGTCAACGCCCCGTGCTCGATTGCACCGTCCTCGAAGCAGGTCAGCGTGTTGCGCAGGATCTCGTCGGCCTCGCTCTGCAGCTGGTCGAGCTCCTCGGTCGAATCGCTCTTGCGCGCGATCGTGATCATCTCCAGCAGACGATCGCGCAGCGAGGTGTTGATGGTGCGTTCGTCGCGCTTGAGATAGCCGGCGAACCAGGCACCGGCCGAACCCATCGCCGAAAGCGCCATCAGGCCCCACCAGATGTAGTCGCTGTAGCGGTCGAGGAATGTCTTCTCCTCGCCGTTGATGAACGCCGCCGCGCCGGGATGCGCCGGAATCGCGGCGTCCTTGTCGGTGTCGGGGGTCTCGATCTTGGCAGCCAGCGGGAACTCCGACAGCAATTGCTGGCGCACCGAAAACAGCTGATGGGTGAACGCGGACACGGTCGAATCCGACAGGCCTTTGCGCGCCACGATGTGGTGGTTGAAGCTGATGGTCTTCACCTCGTCCTCGGGACGATCGGGCGAGCCGCCAAACGCGCCGGCGGGAATTTCGGTCGATTCATATTCGGGGTGGTTCTGCGCGATCGCTTCGGCCGAATCGATCGCCAGGAAGGTCGGCGTGCCGCCGTCCTTGGTGGCAGCGGCGATCGCATCCGCCGTGATCTTGCTATTGATCGGTCCGGCCGCAAGATAGACGTCCGCCCGCTGGTTGCGCACGGCTTCGGCGGCCTCGGTGATCGGGACTTGGACGATCTCGACCTTGCCGGCGTCGACGCCGTACTGATGCAGGATCACCTTCAGCAAATTGGCGTTCGCCGGGGTCCGACCGATGATGCCGACCTTGTGGCCCGCGAGCTGGGAGATCTTGGTGATCTTGGCGCCCTTGCGACCCTTGCCCTTGCCGCCCGGAGGCACCCAGAGCACGGCGACGTTCTTGCGCAGCGTCGCCACGGCCTGCGCGTTCTTTGGGACCTCGAGGTCACCCCGGACGATCGCGAGGTCAACCTTGCCTGCGGCCAGCGCCTGCGCGCTCTGTGCGGCGCCCTCGGTCGGAACCGGCCGCAGCCTGACGGAGGCGTGCGACTGGGAAAAGGCCTGGGTCAGGGCCTGGACGACCTTCAGGTCGTCGCTGTTGGGCGGACCGACCGCGATCTTGAGCACCACGGGACGCATCGCGAAATAGTAGGCACCCGTCAAAGCGCCGACGACCGCGAGGATCCCGGCGATGACGATGAACACGGCTGGGCGCATCCGTGAGCGCTGCGCTGGCGTGGTCTGAGTATCTACCAGATCCCGTCCTCCGGTGGTCCCAGGCCCGGGCGATGCCACAGGCGGCTTCGTCTGGCCACGTCGTCCTTCAATAGAGCCGAACTGTAGCAAATTTCTTGTCCGCCCGGGGTGACATCTGCGTCATGGTTACCATCGCACCAGTCGCCGGAGGATCGGGGCAGTTCCAAGCGCCTCCGGCATCGCGCCTGTGACAAGGC
This region of Bradyrhizobium sp. SZCCHNS1050 genomic DNA includes:
- a CDS encoding TAXI family TRAP transporter solute-binding subunit, with translation MFIVIAGILAVVGALTGAYYFAMRPVVLKIAVGPPNSDDLKVVQALTQAFSQSHASVRLRPVPTEGAAQSAQALAAGKVDLAIVRGDLEVPKNAQAVATLRKNVAVLWVPPGGKGKGRKGAKITKISQLAGHKVGIIGRTPANANLLKVILHQYGVDAGKVEIVQVPITEAAEAVRNQRADVYLAAGPINSKITADAIAAATKDGGTPTFLAIDSAEAIAQNHPEYESTEIPAGAFGGSPDRPEDEVKTISFNHHIVARKGLSDSTVSAFTHQLFSVRQQLLSEFPLAAKIETPDTDKDAAIPAHPGAAAFINGEEKTFLDRYSDYIWWGLMALSAMGSAGAWFAGYLKRDERTINTSLRDRLLEMITIARKSDSTEELDQLQSEADEILRNTLTCFEDGAIEHGALTAFNIALEQFHNAVADRKLILMSMPANLQRTGAQLRAAGT